One genomic window of Halorhabdus sp. CBA1104 includes the following:
- a CDS encoding ABC transporter permease has translation MNYVLKRTGRAVFTVWAVITLTFGLIRLLPGGPMQALRGYLMQQNPSISPAELQARIEALTAISPDEPIWVQYGNYLWGLLQGDLGQSVWLNEPVSMVLAERAPWTLFIMTTGLFLMFVIGIGLGAFMAYREGSKFDITTTGVGILLQSVPFYVVGLVLIAFVGYQWELLPTGGHYASGVTPGLNLEFVISSIKHATLPVGSLVLTGFGGWALNMRGNSIRILGEDYLRVARLRGLSEGRIALRYVGRNALLPMYTLLLISIGYMFGGSVILEEIFAYPGLGRKLIQSIGRRDFPVMMGAFLLITIAVVIGVFIADLTYGLIDPRASGGAERESY, from the coding sequence ATGAATTATGTACTAAAACGAACCGGACGCGCTGTCTTTACCGTCTGGGCCGTCATCACGCTCACGTTCGGGTTGATCCGATTGTTACCCGGTGGCCCAATGCAAGCCCTGCGCGGCTACCTCATGCAGCAAAATCCGAGCATCTCTCCAGCCGAGTTGCAGGCACGGATCGAGGCATTGACGGCGATCTCTCCGGACGAACCAATCTGGGTACAGTACGGCAATTATCTCTGGGGGCTCCTCCAAGGTGACTTAGGCCAGTCCGTCTGGCTCAACGAGCCAGTCTCGATGGTCCTTGCCGAGCGAGCGCCGTGGACGCTGTTCATCATGACGACTGGGTTGTTCCTGATGTTCGTCATCGGGATCGGACTCGGGGCGTTCATGGCCTACCGGGAAGGGAGCAAATTCGACATCACGACGACGGGCGTTGGGATCCTCCTGCAGTCAGTCCCGTTCTACGTCGTTGGACTGGTGTTGATCGCGTTCGTCGGCTACCAGTGGGAACTGTTGCCCACCGGAGGCCACTACGCGTCCGGGGTCACACCTGGATTGAACCTCGAATTCGTCATTAGCTCGATCAAACACGCGACACTCCCGGTCGGCTCACTCGTGTTGACCGGGTTCGGGGGCTGGGCGCTGAACATGCGGGGCAACAGTATCCGAATCCTCGGAGAAGATTACCTCCGGGTCGCGCGACTCCGGGGACTCTCGGAGGGCCGCATCGCGCTGCGATACGTCGGCCGGAACGCGCTGTTGCCGATGTACACGCTGTTGCTCATCTCGATTGGCTACATGTTTGGCGGCTCGGTCATCCTCGAAGAGATCTTCGCGTATCCGGGGCTGGGCCGGAAGCTGATCCAGTCGATCGGGCGGCGTGACTTCCCTGTGATGATGGGTGCGTTCCTCCTCATCACGATCGCAGTGGTGATCGGCGTCTTCATCGCCGATCTGACGTACGGTCTTATCGACCCGCGAGCTAGCGGAGGTGCTGAACGTGAGTCGTACTAA
- a CDS encoding ABC transporter permease, with translation MSRTNADSEYAFEVTAEKTLSRRDRIRHRVDQFLLAPARILWTDWRARIGLFIIGLFLFLSLIAPSLVARPEPLGPLLAAPWPWGTLEYPLGTTYLGESVLAQLVHGAPSMLKMILSGALFTVVVATVIGTTAGYKGGTVDGVLMTISDIAMTIPGLPLVIILAASLPIAGNPYLIGILLSINAWAGLARSLRSQVLTLRESEYVEASRIMDISLTRILGIDIIPNLMPYIAMNFVQQARWVIFNSVALYFLGVLPYSSTNWGVMMNSAYQKAGAVTSLEAFHWLAVPMFAVVLVALGLTLLAQSADRLFNPRVRARHAETVTGEDGPEEDEESEPTTSVGAVS, from the coding sequence GTGAGTCGTACTAACGCAGATTCGGAGTATGCATTCGAAGTAACGGCCGAAAAGACACTGTCACGGCGCGATCGGATCCGCCATCGCGTCGACCAGTTCCTGCTTGCCCCAGCCCGGATCCTCTGGACAGACTGGCGAGCACGCATCGGACTATTCATCATCGGGCTGTTCCTCTTTCTCTCGTTGATCGCGCCTAGCCTGGTCGCGCGGCCGGAACCACTCGGCCCGCTCCTGGCAGCACCGTGGCCGTGGGGAACCCTGGAATATCCGCTTGGGACGACCTATCTCGGCGAGAGTGTACTGGCACAGCTCGTCCACGGCGCGCCGAGCATGCTGAAGATGATCCTCTCCGGGGCCCTGTTCACCGTCGTCGTCGCGACGGTGATCGGGACGACGGCCGGATACAAGGGCGGGACTGTCGATGGCGTCCTGATGACGATCTCTGACATCGCCATGACGATCCCCGGCCTGCCCCTGGTTATTATCCTCGCGGCATCGCTGCCGATCGCCGGGAATCCGTACCTCATTGGCATTCTGCTGTCGATCAACGCGTGGGCGGGACTGGCCCGCTCGCTGCGCTCGCAGGTGCTGACGCTCAGGGAGTCTGAGTACGTCGAGGCCTCACGGATCATGGATATCTCGCTGACGCGCATCCTCGGGATCGACATCATTCCGAATCTGATGCCGTACATCGCGATGAACTTCGTCCAGCAGGCCCGCTGGGTGATCTTCAACTCTGTCGCACTGTACTTCCTCGGCGTGTTGCCCTACAGCAGCACGAACTGGGGAGTGATGATGAACTCGGCATACCAGAAAGCCGGTGCTGTCACGTCACTCGAGGCGTTCCACTGGCTCGCAGTGCCGATGTTCGCAGTCGTCCTCGTCGCACTCGGCCTGACGTTGCTCGCGCAGTCGGCAGACAGGTTATTCAACCCGCGCGTGCGTGCGCGCCACGCCGAGACAGTAACCGGGGAAGACGGACCCGAAGAGGACGAAGAAAGTGAACCGACAACCTCCGTAGGAGCGGTTTCATAA
- a CDS encoding ABC transporter ATP-binding protein — protein sequence MATNDSIDTVTQAEPIGGQQDDIMTVRDLVVSYETGEGKANVVNGVDVDIHRGEILGIVGESGSGKSMFASALLDAVEKPGKVSGDITYQPAEGEAIDVLDIPTAQLKSLRWEEISMVFQGALSSFNPTMTIKGHFEETLRAHDVGQNEGIERARELLSDLYLDPDRVLDSYPHELSGGMSQRALIALSIVLEPSVLVMDEPTGALDLLMQRSILSLIDDVQEKYNLSIVFITHDLPLVAGLADRLGVLYAFEIVELGPSDEIITEPGHPYTRSLLKAVPNLDAPLDTMQPIDGSAPHPSNIPAGCTYADRCSLATEECLEEHPPFHDIGTDNGGAASTDEDHFAACYHWERARAEMPLEIDADAYEGTVDRERRPTADDETVVTLDDVEVHFEKDQNILDLFEEPDIVRAVDGVSLEIPENDVVALVGESGCGKTTLGKTGIAAQRPTGGTVSYRGQDIWATKDDGIGEIDYKEIRKSLQIIHQDPGGALNPNRTVMASLAAPLKRWQPDLESEDRQARVLGMLERCGLEPAADYANRYPHQLSGGEQQRVALIRALLMNPDMILADEAVSALDVSLRVEMMNLMLELQEQFNTSYLFISHNLSNARYLAEKSDGRLGIMYLGEIVEIGPAGEVLADPKHPYTKVLKWATASVEPDQEVSEPPIRSIDIPDPVNPPSGCRFHTRCPEAREVCKHESPALGGDIEGGRTHSASCFRDDEDHEYWDSEPLTDEDTMASIDETV from the coding sequence ATGGCAACGAACGATTCTATCGACACGGTGACGCAGGCGGAACCGATCGGCGGTCAGCAAGACGATATCATGACCGTCCGAGATTTGGTCGTCTCCTACGAGACGGGCGAAGGCAAGGCAAACGTCGTCAACGGCGTCGACGTCGATATCCACCGAGGAGAGATCCTCGGTATCGTCGGCGAAAGCGGCAGTGGCAAGTCGATGTTCGCCTCGGCACTGCTCGACGCCGTCGAGAAGCCCGGAAAGGTCTCGGGAGACATTACCTATCAACCAGCAGAAGGTGAGGCGATCGACGTCCTCGACATCCCGACCGCACAGCTGAAGTCGCTTCGCTGGGAGGAGATTTCGATGGTCTTCCAGGGGGCACTCAGTTCGTTCAACCCGACGATGACGATCAAGGGCCACTTCGAGGAGACGCTCAGAGCCCACGACGTCGGTCAAAACGAAGGCATCGAGCGGGCTAGGGAACTGCTCTCTGACCTGTATCTCGATCCGGATCGGGTACTGGATTCGTATCCACACGAACTCAGTGGCGGCATGTCCCAGCGAGCACTGATCGCGCTGAGCATCGTCCTCGAACCGTCAGTGCTAGTCATGGACGAGCCGACCGGCGCCCTGGACCTGTTGATGCAGCGCTCGATTTTGAGCCTGATCGACGACGTCCAGGAGAAGTACAATCTCTCGATCGTGTTCATCACCCACGACCTCCCGCTGGTCGCGGGGCTGGCTGACAGATTGGGTGTCCTGTACGCCTTCGAGATCGTCGAGTTGGGGCCATCAGACGAGATCATCACGGAGCCGGGCCACCCCTACACCAGATCGCTGTTGAAGGCCGTTCCGAACCTCGATGCGCCACTGGACACGATGCAACCAATCGACGGATCGGCCCCACATCCCTCGAATATCCCGGCAGGTTGTACGTACGCCGACCGGTGTTCGCTCGCGACCGAGGAGTGTCTAGAAGAACACCCGCCCTTCCACGACATCGGGACGGACAACGGCGGGGCAGCGTCGACGGACGAAGACCACTTCGCGGCGTGTTATCATTGGGAGCGAGCCAGAGCGGAGATGCCACTCGAGATCGACGCCGACGCCTACGAGGGTACCGTCGATCGGGAACGGCGCCCGACGGCCGACGACGAGACAGTCGTCACTCTCGATGACGTCGAAGTCCACTTCGAGAAAGACCAGAACATCCTCGATCTCTTCGAAGAGCCGGACATCGTCCGGGCCGTCGACGGCGTCTCCCTGGAAATTCCAGAAAACGACGTGGTGGCGCTGGTCGGGGAGAGTGGCTGTGGCAAGACGACGCTTGGCAAGACCGGGATCGCCGCCCAGCGACCAACGGGCGGGACTGTCTCCTATCGGGGTCAGGACATCTGGGCCACCAAAGACGACGGGATCGGCGAGATCGACTACAAGGAGATCCGCAAATCCCTCCAGATCATCCACCAGGATCCGGGCGGCGCGTTGAACCCCAACCGGACCGTAATGGCATCTCTCGCCGCACCGCTAAAGCGGTGGCAACCGGACTTAGAGAGCGAAGACCGACAGGCACGCGTCCTGGGAATGCTCGAGCGGTGTGGGCTCGAACCGGCAGCTGATTACGCCAATCGCTATCCACACCAACTGTCGGGTGGCGAACAACAGCGGGTCGCACTGATCCGCGCACTGTTGATGAACCCCGACATGATCTTGGCCGACGAGGCCGTCTCGGCGCTCGACGTCTCGCTGCGCGTCGAGATGATGAACCTCATGTTGGAGCTCCAAGAGCAGTTCAATACGTCCTACCTGTTCATCTCTCACAACCTCTCGAACGCCCGGTATCTCGCCGAGAAATCCGACGGTCGACTCGGCATCATGTATCTGGGCGAGATCGTCGAGATCGGTCCTGCGGGCGAAGTGCTCGCAGATCCGAAACATCCCTACACGAAAGTCCTGAAGTGGGCAACTGCCTCGGTCGAACCCGACCAGGAGGTTTCGGAGCCGCCGATTCGATCGATCGACATCCCCGATCCGGTGAACCCGCCGTCGGGCTGTCGGTTCCACACGCGGTGTCCTGAAGCCCGAGAAGTCTGTAAACACGAGTCTCCGGCCCTCGGTGGCGACATCGAAGGTGGACGAACCCATTCCGCAAGTTGCTTCCGGGACGACGAAGATCACGAATACTGGGACAGTGAACCGCTCACCGACGAAGACACAATGGCTTCCATCGACGAAACGGTATAA
- a CDS encoding TrmB family transcriptional regulator sugar-binding domain-containing protein has translation MSQAKQRSQIIEQLERLDLSDKEIETYLEILDLGKGTASEIAENADISRRYVYSLVEELEDHGFVKVHDYTEPRIIESRPPQEVIDEIVGDLEAVGDLLSRRYDENPDEMITFDVIKSRQTALKQLREMIGDAEEELFLVAPKSTFDELRPSLSGAIDRDVSIYLLKTAGNRQDLRENTEQYEGAATVVRHWGEPTPFVLARDNRAGMIGDHDLIAGSRPEADSISVVERRLTTALFGSYVSGFWQMGEEIYLAPPRDLPLTYHHIRPAAIQAILHVARDQPIKATATAVPVNGTRKREITGDVIDVIQGLVAPTTNSFPLEYGLKLQIGADEIKVGGEGAFLEDYRALDITLHK, from the coding sequence ATGAGTCAAGCGAAACAGCGATCACAAATCATCGAGCAACTCGAACGGCTCGACCTCTCGGATAAGGAGATCGAGACGTATCTGGAGATCCTTGATCTGGGGAAGGGGACTGCGAGTGAGATCGCCGAGAACGCCGATATCTCGCGGCGATACGTCTACAGTCTCGTCGAAGAGCTCGAAGACCACGGCTTCGTGAAAGTCCACGACTACACCGAACCCCGGATCATCGAAAGTCGACCGCCACAGGAAGTGATCGACGAGATCGTCGGCGATCTCGAAGCGGTTGGTGATCTCCTCTCACGGCGATACGACGAGAATCCCGACGAGATGATCACCTTCGACGTGATCAAATCCCGCCAGACGGCCCTCAAACAGCTTCGAGAAATGATCGGGGACGCCGAAGAAGAGCTGTTCCTCGTCGCCCCGAAGTCCACCTTCGACGAGCTGCGGCCGTCACTCTCTGGGGCGATCGATCGGGACGTCTCGATTTACCTGCTGAAAACAGCCGGGAACCGACAAGACCTCAGAGAGAATACCGAACAGTACGAGGGCGCCGCGACCGTCGTCCGACATTGGGGAGAGCCGACGCCGTTCGTCCTGGCGCGGGACAACCGGGCTGGCATGATCGGTGATCACGACCTCATCGCCGGGTCACGGCCCGAAGCGGACAGTATCTCGGTCGTCGAGCGACGCCTGACGACCGCCCTGTTCGGTTCGTACGTGAGTGGGTTCTGGCAGATGGGCGAAGAGATATATCTGGCTCCGCCGCGGGACCTGCCGCTCACCTACCATCATATCCGCCCGGCAGCCATTCAGGCGATCCTCCACGTCGCCAGAGACCAACCCATCAAGGCCACGGCTACTGCCGTGCCGGTCAACGGGACCCGGAAACGAGAGATCACAGGCGATGTCATCGATGTCATCCAGGGCCTCGTCGCCCCCACGACGAACAGTTTCCCCCTCGAATACGGCCTCAAACTACAGATCGGGGCAGATGAGATCAAAGTGGGTGGCGAAGGGGCGTTCCTCGAGGATTACCGGGCACTTGATATCACCCTGCACAAGTAA
- a CDS encoding helix-turn-helix domain-containing protein, whose translation MSRRVAAVGFVLVVAALVGAPIAAANGLPLAFSSGDQLDEAAPSSPSPAVAAPDRGATLLAVGAEDFDQTLFRIEVSQTTAARWTFQYARVFGDNESERDNFEAFAANFRTNQTDLYAGFVDQATALAATGANVTGRSMNATNFSRDAYVTPLGNRGVVEMSFTWTNFGTRQGEDILVSDVFQGGLHIQSDQRLRFVAGPELAFERATPSPTNSSGLTIPQSDSITWVGEQTFTDQHPSVVFQPSSALLTPTTTTRQAGGTEPGGTGSTPTATPALTTTGQSPTTAAGATGPDFGPLVVLAALGLIALGIGVAAWLNGVFDPDEAGASGTTTDDTDRPADTVADSPTPAEPSVDEAELLSDRDRVVNLLEEHGGRMRQTAIVDATEWSKSKVSMLLSEMEDDDEITKLRVGRENIISLPGNEPAAARSPFDDIDDSEQ comes from the coding sequence ATGTCCCGACGGGTCGCTGCGGTCGGGTTCGTCCTGGTGGTCGCCGCCCTCGTCGGGGCCCCGATCGCAGCTGCAAACGGTCTGCCTCTTGCCTTCTCGTCCGGTGACCAGCTGGACGAGGCGGCTCCGTCTTCCCCCTCACCTGCCGTCGCGGCTCCCGATCGTGGGGCGACGCTGCTGGCGGTCGGGGCCGAGGACTTCGATCAGACCTTGTTCCGCATCGAGGTTTCACAGACGACTGCTGCACGTTGGACGTTCCAGTATGCGCGGGTATTCGGCGACAACGAGTCTGAACGGGACAACTTCGAGGCGTTTGCAGCGAATTTCCGGACCAACCAGACGGATCTGTATGCTGGGTTCGTCGATCAAGCAACAGCGCTCGCGGCGACTGGGGCGAACGTCACCGGGCGCTCGATGAACGCGACGAACTTCAGCCGTGATGCCTACGTCACACCACTGGGTAACCGTGGCGTCGTCGAAATGTCGTTCACGTGGACGAACTTCGGGACACGCCAGGGCGAGGACATCCTCGTGAGTGACGTCTTCCAGGGCGGCCTCCACATCCAGTCCGACCAGCGACTGCGGTTCGTCGCCGGGCCCGAGTTGGCGTTCGAACGCGCCACCCCATCACCGACCAACAGCTCCGGATTGACGATCCCACAGAGCGACTCCATCACTTGGGTTGGCGAGCAAACGTTCACCGACCAGCATCCGTCCGTCGTCTTCCAACCGTCCAGTGCCCTTCTCACGCCAACGACGACAACGCGCCAAGCTGGCGGGACCGAGCCAGGCGGAACCGGATCGACACCGACTGCGACACCAGCCCTGACGACCACCGGTCAATCGCCGACGACCGCCGCCGGGGCCACGGGTCCCGATTTCGGTCCCCTGGTGGTCCTGGCAGCACTCGGTCTCATCGCCCTCGGGATCGGGGTTGCAGCCTGGCTGAATGGCGTCTTCGACCCGGATGAAGCGGGCGCCAGCGGGACGACCACCGACGACACTGACCGACCGGCCGACACTGTGGCCGACTCCCCCACCCCCGCCGAACCGAGCGTCGACGAGGCCGAGTTGCTCAGCGACCGTGATCGGGTTGTGAATCTTCTGGAGGAGCATGGTGGGCGGATGCGACAGACCGCTATCGTCGACGCCACCGAGTGGTCGAAGTCCAAGGTGAGTATGCTCCTCTCGGAGATGGAAGACGACGACGAGATCACCAAACTGCGGGTCGGCCGAGAGAACATCATTAGTTTGCCGGGCAACGAGCCTGCGGCCGCTCGATCACCGTTCGACGATATCGATGACAGCGAGCAGTGA